The window CCAGATCATGTAAAGCTACCCTTCTGTTTCTCCAAAAATTAAATCGGACATCTAAGGAAGCCATCAGGCATATTGGCTCCATTACCACTAATCCTAATCAAAGATATTTCAAACCATACCTCTCATAAAAGACAATGATGAACCAGGATTGGCACCGGTGCTTGTAGATATGAGGGTATCAAGCGAAGTTGAAGAATTCTGGCACGCTAGTGACGGACTCTGGGCAACATCTGAATGTGCAGGAGAGTCCTCGCCTGCAACTCTGACTCTGAGACTAAATAGATGGACAGTACCTTTATCACTAGACACAGCCAACCACTGAACATTAGGCGAGAGAGCAATGCTGTAAATTTCAGCTCTGTCCACTCCTCTACGTACCTATTGAAAAGCATGAGAAATGAATGAGAGAACACTTAGTTTGAATGTGAATCTAAACCTAACAAGATCCTATAGATGATCGTTCACTGTAATAAATATTGCATTCGCATGGTAATCGACTCCAAGGCAAAAAATGGTTTCTTTATAACCTAGTTTATAATGTCGTCAAAAAACTGCCTTTACCTGTTTCATTTGATTCCTTCATTTACCTAGCAGATAAAATGAATTCTCCACCAGCCTATCTTTTGAAACGCAATAATTTAAGAAGGAGAATAAACTCAGTAGGTGAATTTTCACATGGCCCATTACCTCTTGCAACCGAGTTCCATCCATCGTGTTAAATATTCTTATCAAAGTACCCTTAGCACTTGCTGTTGCAAGAAGCAGCCCATCCGTTGTCAAGGTAAAGCATGCAACCTGAGAATCATGTGCATTGATGAATTTCGTCATACGAAGTCCAAAATGCTCGATCCGAATCTGTCCTCGACGAAGACCAGGGCAAGCCAAAACAAATGCGTTCACATTCTGAGAGAGGCAACAGAGTCCCCTAGGATTTGCCGCAGTTTCAATTTGATGGAGCAGCTTCAAGTCCATAAAATTGTGTACATATATCTTGTGCTCAAGGACAACGACAATTCGATCCCGTCTTAGTTTCACACCACGAACTTCTGACCTAAATGCAAATTCACCGATGCAACGGCTCTGATGGTCATCCCAGATTAGAACTTTATTTGGTGGATACTGGGAATTAGCAGCACCACCAACAAGAGCTAAAATGTTGCAACGGAAGAGCATCTCCACAATTTTAAATCCCCCACTTTTCAAATCTCGCCTGAAAGTCTCCTTAAAGGGCTCACAATTATAGATACGGAAGCCTCGGTTTGTGCCTGCAGCAAAGCAACCATAGTCCTGATTCCAAGACACGGATAGTAGCTCTGTTTCATTGTTGTCATTAAATTCTTGTTCAGGCTGTGCAAATGACCCGGAAGCCCCAGAAATAGGAGAATCATAACTACCAAGCCTTGTTGGTGGCAACATTCCATGTGGCGTTGAAACGGTAGAGCTCATGGGGGAGGAGGGAACAGTCATCAATAGTATGTTTAGCAAGGATATGGGAAGCAAGACCACCACAGATAAGATTCTGCCATcaaaaaatgtcacatcaatGAGCTGCACTATCTCAAGAATCCTTACAAATGACTTAGGATATTGTCAATTATCAATTGTAGATATATGGTAGGCACAGAGTCAAACATTTAAATGATGATGCAACTTAAGAAAAGGTGCGGTACCTCCATGGAACTTACATGAAGTGAAAGTACAAATAAGTGCAAGCATTTCTAATACCCCATTACCAAACAGAAAGCAAAAATGCAACACAGGATTAAAGAAACCAAGAGCAGTGTTGGGGCTGCATCTCCCAAACAAACTAAGCAAAAATAGTATTTGGCATCGGACAAGAAGACTGCATATCAAAAGAGAACCGCCAAGATGCAGCACATCAATTATGGAAGAAACTCTATTGCTCAATCACCTAATAGCTAGCTTTAGGAATAAATTCTTCTAAGAGTCAAATCAGTCGATATCATAGCCAAAACCGTGCTTCTCGTCTAGATCCCAGATAGTGGGGCACCTGGGAAAAGATTAGGGACAAGGCGGGGTTTCAATCATCAATAGACTTCCAATTGTGAGGACCATTTGCCAGGTGAGTGTCAAAACAATGCAGCCAACCAAAGAAAAGGCTACACAAAGACAACAGCAAAATCAACAGTAGACTTCATAAGTGAGACTTTTGTGATGCGAAAGGTCAATGGAGCTCCCAACACATCAGGAAAGACACTAGATTAGAATTCCCCAGTAGACTTCAAAGGTGAGACCTTGCTGCCAAGCCAAAATTTACAAGATCGGAGCCTCCGAAAGCAAGAGCGATTCGGAAGCTCAGTGAGTTAGTGTCAAAAGTAAAGCCATATGTCGGTCCCACGAGAAATACTTTagcaatgacaaaaaaatcttcACCCTCCATCAACCTAAGCTCTTGGTGGGCAGTCCTCTTATTGAGGGCTAACATGGGTAGCAGATAAGCAAGCGGAGAGCCAAGCCAAGCCATCGTTTTGCTCTTAACCCACAAACCCAATTCACATTCTCGAAAACACCAGCTCACGCCGATCGAAATTGAACTCCAAAACGATGGGATACACTCCAGCCCATTCCCCAAACCAAAACACCGAAACGCACACCAGAACTCGAATCGCGATCAGAAAAAAACCAGAGCCCGCTATCCAGACAGTGCCCGAGACGGGGAATGCACGTAACTCGCGACGAATCGGCGTCCGGGGGCTCGaatctccggccgacgtcgaaGACACGAATCCGctaacgaggaagaagaagaagggaaacgAACGAAGAAGACGAGAGCCCTACGAGATTCCAGGGAACAGCGATTGGAGATCGAGGTTTACCGT of the Eucalyptus grandis isolate ANBG69807.140 chromosome 10, ASM1654582v1, whole genome shotgun sequence genome contains:
- the LOC104420966 gene encoding autophagy-related protein 18c; its protein translation is MTVPSSPMSSTVSTPHGMLPPTRLGSYDSPISGASGSFAQPEQEFNDNNETELLSVSWNQDYGCFAAGTNRGFRIYNCEPFKETFRRDLKSGGFKIVEMLFRCNILALVGGAANSQYPPNKVLIWDDHQSRCIGEFAFRSEVRGVKLRRDRIVVVLEHKIYVHNFMDLKLLHQIETAANPRGLCCLSQNVNAFVLACPGLRRGQIRIEHFGLRMTKFINAHDSQVACFTLTTDGLLLATASAKGTLIRIFNTMDGTRLQEVRRGVDRAEIYSIALSPNVQWLAVSSDKGTVHLFSLRVRVAGEDSPAHSDVAQSPSLACQNSSTSLDTLISTSTGANPGSSLSFMRGVLPKYFSSEWSFAQFHLPEETQFVAAFGSQNTVLIIGMDGSFYRCSFDPVNGGQMVQQEYNRFLTSDNQPR